Part of the Anopheles gambiae chromosome 3, idAnoGambNW_F1_1, whole genome shotgun sequence genome is shown below.
CCCACGTTGGGTGGGGAAAGCTGTGTGCCCTTTAAATCATGCAGCATTTAAGTTGTGCTTTGTTCGGAGCTGCTTTACCTTAAATTTGGTAATACAATAGTATTAAAGtttactgtttttatttttgtaatttcTACTACATTTATGATTGTGGTTGTAAAATAATATTGCCTCATGATTTTGAACCTTTCAACGCTCAATCGCACGAAAAATGGTTCCCCGAAAAATGATACCATTTTGCTCCCGAACTGGTcgagtttttttattgcactaAATGCCCGTAGatatttattacattttcatcaCTAACCTAACTCAATCGCTGTCGGTGTGCATACGATGTGTAAGCGGATGGAAATCCAATATGCTGATTTCCTGTTAAAAATAGCTCACAGTTTAATTGCTCGCCTTCCACCGATCGGAAAAAAGCAAATGCACCAATTCCACCGCAAAAATCAATTGGCTCGttgcgtcttttttttttgcgttgctgttgctgttttgcttGGGTAAACCGAACCATTTCCTAATTTGTAACCAAACTAACCAAGCTCACGCTCCTGCCGCATATCCTCTTCCTTTTTACTTTCATCCTCTTGGGATCGTTTAAATCATACTCATGCCGCTTCCCGGTTTGTTCATTTTCCGAAAAACGGCCCCAGTGTTTCACTCTCTCGCGCACACATTTGTCAACAACCTGCTTCGGCACGGTGTCTGCTAGGTGTGTCCCTGAGGGTGGGTAATTTATTCTGCCCGCGAGTTCCAACATCAGCAATGGTTCACCGGGGTATTTACGCGGCCGCCCACAAACGAGCTGGGattcccatttttttaaatttagggTTCGGTTCTGTTTTGAGTTATATTTTCCCTATCATTGGCTACCTTTATCTCCGTCTCCCTTGAGGACAGGTGGGGCAGTtaattagtgtgtgtgtgtgtgtgtgtgtgtgtgtgtgtgtgtgtgtgtgttgattatCCCACCGTTTACGTGGGGATGCACAACGATGCGTTCCAGTTACGTGACCTCTATGTTTTTTCCTCATTTCCCGTCCCTTCTTTTCTACGTTGTAGCTATTCCAGTGTAAATTTAAACCCCATTTCATACcgaactccccccccccctcccccccatagTCGTTCACACAAGATTTTTCCCTGTTTTCAtaccctttttttcttaccTTTCTACCCCGCACGGTTTGCACCGGCAGGAAATTGCACCGAACCGACCAGCGGACAGCGTGTTTCTCACGCACGAGCTGTTCCCCGAGCAGGACGGGGCATGGGCGATTACACCGATCCTTGGCCACATCCGGGCGGCCATGCTGAAGTCGACGCACCGGACCGCCCGCTGGCTGATCGTGTGCGAGGAGCAGAGCCACGTCAACGTGAGTCTATTAGCGCACCATTTGGCCAACGAGGATTACCGGGAGGTAAGTGAGCGGTCTCGGTGTAAGGGGAAAAGGGGTGTAAACACCCTTTCGTTCCGGTGCGAGAGTTGGGGATTCACGCAGCGCGTCTATGAATTGAAAAGTAGGTGGAAGCTtacatttgaataattttactCTTTGCTTCGGCAGAATATTATCTAACGAGCTCTAGTAGGCTCATTGGTAGCGCCGGAATGTATGCAAAAAaggattttaatgcttttttgttgttttctttagcCATCAAATTAGTGTTTAAGCCATGTTAAACGgtattttgcatacatttaggcgtagCTATTGGAATACTTACGCGTGAAGTGTACCTGTGTAGCACCAAAATGTATGCtaaggagttttttttaattatttttattcatttatttattagtttttgGTTAGAGGCTTTCATtttcgaagaaaaaaacaaaagctataAAATTAATTGGAAAACAATGTAACATACGTCATACGTATACCTCTTGGTGTGGGAAGTTTACATGTGACCTACATCAGTATAATTTCagaaatgtatgcaaaatagGATTTTGTAGTGTATTCTGTTGTCTTCTTTTCGTAATTGATGAATTTTCCATTATACGTTGCATATCTTTAAGCGCACCACGTGGAAGGCCTAGTGAACTACATATCTATGGCGCCTAGATGTATGCTAAAATTTCGGGTTTTTGTTGGATATGCTGGATAAAACAACTATCGTTTCTGAGATATGACCAACGACTTGCAGAAACAGAAAACTGAACTGAATATtattttgcatacctttaggcgcatCGCTTGAAGGGCTTACGCCCTTCTACACACTTTTCAATCCATGCAGATGCTAAATCCCGTAATGGTGTCCAAACACCCGTCACCGGAACGGAAGGATTCTCGACTCGagacgagaaagagagatctCACGTCGCTTTCATCATTCTGTCGCACGAAGCCACACGTCGGCACGTGTTGACTCATACAACTCTACTaacttttctttcttcttcatctCTTCCTTCTACCTTCTCGATGCTTCGCAGAAGCTCTTCCTCGGCTACCCACTGTACGACCGGGAGGCGACCATAATTCATCATTTCGCATTTTTCAAAAACCCCACCAGCTTTCTCTACCCTTACCTGCGGGCGGGCATTGCGCTTACCGTCCCACTGGTCGATCACCTGGTGCAGCTGCTCTCCGACACAGGCACACCCCGCCCACCCCTGTCCGATTTCTTCATCGACGCAGCGCACGAGTTCGCCCTGCTCGTCTGGCAGCGCGGTGAGGGAGTTCCGCTGCAGCCACGCCGCTACCTTTGCGCCAAAGCGCTTCCGAGCTGTGCGATACATGGTGCCGCATCGCAGGACCACGGCACTTCCGGCACAGGGCGGGATTTGCCGGACCGGCATGATGATAGTACCGGCTGTGTGAGTATTAGCGTTACGCTTAGTTAGCCTTACCCGGGGCCTTGGTTTCTGTTACGCGCCTAATTTAGCTTATTTTATATGTCACAACCGAACAAGGCGGAAGCCCCGGTCGGACGTGCGATGGGGGAACCCCCATCGGACCACCGTGTGTAGTTGTGTCCTTTCGAGCGTGATATTTGTATAATGGAGGTTAATTTTTTGTACCACCAGCACCTAATCCGACCAAAGGTGGACGGGCGACATGCCTGCCGACAGACGATGGTACACGATAATCCGACAAAGCTTTCGGAAATGGAGCTTCCCCTTTCTGTGGGATGGCAATTTAGTAGGGAGCAATGGGATCAGCAGTTGGTTGAGCTGTGCTGAAACTTGCTAGCTAAATTGTTaatccgttttttttcctttgcatTTATCTTTTTGTGTAAACGTAGggtaaagcaaacaaatacaaaccATTTGTgtagaaaatagaaacaatattttaatgctttattttatattttaggTGATATTTCAATTCTTATTCATTTactacattttttaaaaagagTTAAAGTAGCTGATCATACAATTGATATGGTCATTACTTGTTATTGCCTACTTTTAGGCGCTTTTCATTGAAATTGCTTAATCGTTTGCTATTAAAGAATTTATTGCATTAAATGCTATTCTTATATGTCTTAAATTGTTTTGGTGCATTTGTTTCCTTTAAATTGCTTAATAATAGCTCAAAGAACATGGATCATGGGTTTATTGAGCCCATTATGCATTACTTTTTGCATACCTGAGGGTGTATATTCACATAATCAACTCAACTCGTCAGCCTTCAATGgaaatttttttaacattttaacagatatcttctttttcttcatttggcacaacaatcgtTGTCGGTTAAGGTCTGCCtataccacttgtggggttggctttatGTGACtttttggattaccccccatagcaggatagtcaagtcctacgtatggcggcacggtctatttggggcttgaactcgtgacggacatgttgttaagtcgtacgagttgacgactgttccacgagaccggctaacaGACATTTTACACACTTTAAATCCAGTTATTATATGTtaaatttttgcattttgcctACATTTGGGCGCATTTTCAATTCATAAGCTAAAACGTCATATTCAATGAATGTTTTTGTATTAACTTTTAAACATAAACGATTCCTCATGCAGTCAGACGATCCCACTGAGGTCGATCAGATCATGTTTGCCGTCAAAACGTGCAGCAAATATCACAAGGATCGTGTGCCGGCCCTAAAACAGACCTGGACCAGGTACGTGCAGCACCTGCGGTACTTCAGCGACGTGGACGGTAAGTGTGTTCCCCCCCTGAGTTACATAAACCATCTCATCATCGCCAGCGAAATTGAAGCATTTAAAGCATTTCCATTCCCGCAGACCCAACGATACCCACGATTGCCACGTCCGTGCCGAACTCGAGTGCCGGCCACTGTTCGAAGACGTTGGAAATTTTACAACTAATCGGCGATGAGCTCCGGTACAACGGCAGCCTGCAGGCGATCCGCTGGGTTATGCTGGTGGATGACGATACGATCCTGAGGTAAGATTTAGCACACCGGCAGCAGTAGGCAACGATTTCGATGTGTTTATGCATATGCAAATGTAATTAGAAGGGGTGCGCGGGACCGGGTGTGCTTGGCGTATAAATCCGTCTGTCCGGAAGTACGGTACGGATTGATTTACGAATGCGATGATGAATGGAAGGGAATGAAGGTTTTGTGCCAATTAGAATTGAGTGCGGTAAAACAGGGCAATTACAAAGCAGTAGCAATCCGGTCGACGGGCGATCGTTATTCGGGCACAATTGAATAACAAATCGCATCGAATTAAACCTTAAACAACAAGTGGAACTTTACCATATCAAGCTACCGCCCAAAACGCTGCCCCTGTCCCAAGAGGTCAATTTATGAAACCATAATTCCTGAAATAGCGCACCAAATCCTGGGCGCGCGTACGTTTCGCGTCCACGAAGCGCCCACGTGGTAGAGTGCACAGTCAATCCTTTATCAAAAACCCCTTTAAGGCATCAGTAAATTTTGCCCCTCAGCTTCCTCTTTCCTTCTAAAAGGATAGGGAGTTAGCTCCCATAAAATTCCGGAACCGAGACCCGGGTACCAATGCGGCACTCATGAAATATTCAACGCGCAATACTCAAACTGACACCTATACCACACATTTTCGGTCCGGGCCCGCCGGCCAGTCGGCTGCACGTTTCCGGCGATAATTTTTTGACCTATTGTAGGTTGATTTGTGGAGGAGAGGGAGAGGGCAGAATTGTCCATTGCTTGCTTGCCACCCACTTTGAGCCCTCCCGGGCAGGTTCAGGAGGATGCGGTAAGATGGCAGTTTTGATGTATGGAACCGGCAGTGCGCGATCGCCGGACGTGgtttggtggttttttttaccattcaAAGGCGGTGTGAGTTGCCGGAGGAGCACGTGAATTGGAACCACGGGAGTTTCTAAACGActgtgagtgtatttttttatatttaaataacaaaatctattttttacaATCAGTTTTAAGTATTTCttgaaatttattcaatttatacattttcttAACTTTTGTGGAcattttttacaattaaaTAGTCTACATATTTTATCAACAATTaaagaataataagaaaaacatCCAACACTGTTACTGtgggtttctttcttttttttggtaaatttatGCTTTACGGTCAATAAAAAGGCAAATTGGCAAGAAGTACGCAAGTgcttttcatcatcatcatcatcatcatcaacgctTAACGCCTCGAATCGCAGTCCTTTAATGCTATTCTCCCGAGAGACACTTTATGACCTCTCCacccccaacacacacacacacacacacacgcacgtccAACATTTAAGTGTTGGTTCGTTTTAATGCGCGAAATTTGTCGTGCGTAGCCaaaacgtgctgctgctgctacttctaCTGCGACCCAACCCCGATGCGGAACCATAAATCCAACGACCGAATCCTGCGACCCTTCTAGTGTActtacgtgttttttttgcttccttttttcctccccttaACAGCACCTCGGCACTGGCCCGCTTTCTAAGCTGCTACGACCCGGGGCGTGATTTGTACCTGGGCGAACGGTACGGCTACCGTCTGCTGGGCGCGGACGGCGGTGGCTACAATTACGtgaccggcggcggcggtatAGTGCTGAGCGTTGCCATCCTGGACGCACTGCAGCGTACGTGCGAATGTCCGTCGGCCTCATCGCCGGACGATATGATACTGGCCGCCTGTCTGCAGCGGCTCGGCATCCGCCCAATCCATTCGCCACTGTTCCATCAGGCCCGGCCGTCCGACTATGCGCCCGAGCTGCTCGACCGACGCGGGACGGTGTCGTTCCACAAGCACTGGCAGATCGACCCGCAGCAAGTGTACAACAGGTGGTTCCGGCAGCAGGACGAGCATTATTTCGCCCATCAGTCCTGTCCACCGGACGGGGGAACGATTTGCAAACACTCAACCGAGCTGGTGCGTACGGCAGACCTTCTGCGACCTGCTGCGCTGGGATCCATCACAGCCGGCAGCGCGAACGGTAGCGTACGCGAGCACGCAAGGATAGGGCCCTCGAACGAGGACGAACATAGACGGCCGACGTCGCAGAATGATGACcgtcatcagcagcagcagcagcagccggccaGCAGCGGTCAGCCCAAGCAGCCGGGACGATCGTGGTTGGGCATGACCGCTTCAACCACACCGGAAAGGGATGTAGCAGTGACAGGAGCAGCAGTGACAGGAGCAGCAGTGACAGGAGCAGCATCATCGCCACCGACAGTACCGTCGGCGGAACAACATATCACGCGCAAACATTTGTGCGCAAGTAATGAGCTTCAATCAAACGGCGACCTTCTGGTGGGACGGCAAAACCTGCAGGAGTCGGCCAACATAATCAAACACACGGATCTGTAAGTTTGGGAGCGATGAAAGGAGAAGGGGATAAAGGTCACGTGTGTGCCGCTAATTTCGGTCTTTCGTCTGAAGGGAACTAAAAGGTctgtgtgggtttgtgtgtgtacacgtCCACACTGTGTACGTAAATTGCTTATACGGTAGAATAAAGATTATCGCGATTAAGTACTCTGTTATGCTGCCATATTTTTAACTCATCTACTTTAAGAGGTAAGTTCGCATCAGTGACATCCATGATATTCTTCCACCTGAAGGACATTTACCTTATGCAGATGACCTAAAAATATATCTAAAAATCAGTAATAATAGGGACTGTCTCCGGCTTCAAGAGGTCATGAATTCCGTTTCTTTGTGGTGTTCTTGCAACCAGTTAAGCCTTTGCCCTGAGAAATGCTCAGTTGTGTCTTTTTGTCGTAACCGCCATCCTATCCATCTTCAGCTCTTCAAGATGGGGCCAGAGAGGCTTACCGTCGAAATGCATCAGCTGATCGTGAAAGTTTGGGAGCAGGAGAAACTACCGGAGGAGTGGAAGATGGGTGTTGTTCACCCAGtctacaaaaagggcgacaggctGGATTGCTCGAATTTCCAAGCCATCACAGTTCTGAATGCTGCCTACAAGATACTGTTCCAGATCCTGTTCTGCAGACTTGCGCCCCTTGCTACAAATTTTGTCGGTAGCTACCAAGCtgggtttgttggaggcaaagCCACTAACCAACTTCTCACTCtacggcagatcctccagaagtgCCGATCCCGGCGCCAGCGCCAGAACGCACCACCTGTTTATCGACTTCAAGGCGACCTACGACACCATAGACCGGAAGGAGCTATGGAgcatcatgcagcggtaccacttccctgggaagttgatccggctgttagAGGCCTCCATGAATGGGGTGACTTTGTAATCGTTAGAATTTCACAGGGGTCTTAGGCAAGCTGACGGACTCTCCTGcctgctcttcaacatcgccctggaaggtgtcattcaaagcgcggggctagacaacgacatccgtggcacgatcctctaccggtctctccaatttcttggcttcgcggatgacatcgacaacATCGGTaggacaacagcgaaggtgtgttaggcgtacacccgactcaaacgcgaagcagtAAGAATTGTgttgagaatcaatgcgacgaagacgaagtacctgcttgccggtgactcagaccatctgggaagcagtgtattagttgacggcgacagtcTCGAGGTGGTAAAGTAGTTTTGCTATctcgggacggtcgttacttcggacaacgacatcagaaTCGAAATCCAGAGACGCATTGTGCAGGGGAGTCgtgcatactatgggcttcaccgactgctgaATTGCAGAAGACTTCAAGCCCACACGAAATGTCCGATATttcgcacattgattcgcccggtggtcctATACGGACACGAGGCCTCCGAACATCCGAGCgaaggatgcaaacgctctgagcgtgtttgagcgacgcatcctccggaccatcttcggcggtgtgttcgagcatggagcgtgAAAGAGAAGGAAGAACCACGAGCTGGCTGAGCTAtacggcgaaccgagcatTCTGACAGTGTCGAAGACTGGTAGGATATTATGGCTGGGGTATGTCATGAGgttgccggactcatgcctcaccaagaaggtgttcgacagcgatccgCAGTTCGGTATAAGGCGCagaggagcacagcgaactcgatggctggaccaggtgaagcgagacctgacggagatcgggtgtctacatggatgggaggctgcagccagggaccaagcatcctggagaattgttgttgaccgggccatgtcacatcgacgcGCTCCATCGTGAGCAGcccaacaagagagagacagagagagagagagagagagagagagagaaagaaagagagagaaagagagagagaaaaagagagagaaagagatccATTATGAGTACTCGCTCTCGCTAATACTGTTCTGCCGCTTATCTCTCTTGTCCGGGACCTTGGTGTTCTATGGGATGACAAATTAACTCCATACGACCATAATGAGTCGGTTCTGGCAAGACCTTATAGAACTTTAGGGTTATTTTATCGATTGATCAGTAATTTTCAACGATACAATATGTCTAGAAAGTGCTTTACTGCTCATTAGTCCGCCCCACTCTGAAATACGCCTCGACAGTTGTTGGCCCAGTCAGTGCGGGGTGGTTTTTAAGattcaaaaatgttcaaaaacgTTTCTCGACATTCGCTTTCTGACGGATGGCGGGTCCAATTGACCCCAGTCCAGACTACGAAACGCGTTGCAATATTCTAGGGTTTGAATCTCTTGCTCGAGCTCGAATTTCATAGGTCGTATACTAGACGGTAATATTGACGCTCCTACTCACCTCGCTCAGATAGGGCTTTACGCTCCCCTCTCGTTATTTAAGATCGCGAAGTGGAAATATTTGGATCCAATGATCCACTACTTCATTGCATTCGTACATTTAATAACAGCTGAGACCCTTCCCATCCCCGCTAACATCCTTTCCTCGTCTCTTACTCCAAACTCGTCTCATACTTGCCTCGCAAGCTTGTATTGTCATTATACTTCACCCTGTTTTTATGTATACttctctctccttttttttgctttttttaaaataatagttaaaatttgttttttttattcatctgCCTATCTTTACACTTCTGATTAAGGCTTCCTCgtactttatttttttctgaatttacGTTTAAGATTACACTACAAGGGATTCGAATTGTAAAGAATTGTTTAACCGCGAGGCCGACAATTTATAATAAACGCAATACTGCATGCTCAATAATAGACACTTTTGATTTATTAATAATACAGCACTGTTACAACATAAGATGTTACCACGAAACGAAATACAatgtttgtgtgagttttgttttgttttgttttgttgtttgcttcgaTTAAACTTTGCCCTAGAAAACAACTTGacaaattgaattttgctccattgttgcttgtttgcttAAAACCAATAGTAAAATacctttcgttttttgttttttgtgttagtTTTGCTTcatgttttgtatgtttgttcgccaaaaaaaagaggaaaaaaacaacaacaacaaccttcCCCCAGTCTACACAAGGACACGCGGCTGTTGATTTTTGGAgacgaatgtgtgtgtataaagcATTGGCTGAGCATTGGGCCAGCTCAATTTAGCACACGCTCCGTTCGACAGTCCTCCAGCTGCTTCATTAGCTCCGCCTGCAGTGCCAGCAGTTCGCGCGTACGCTGATAGATCGGATCCTGCTGCCGCATGCTCGGATTCCACCGGCAGTATAGGCCCTTCCAGAGCCGAATGTGGCGCATGCTGACGACCGGCCGCAGCACCGTTTGTACCGGCATCGAGCTAAGATAGTTGCTCAGCCCACCGTACAGCGGGTTGCGGTACTCTTCGTGCGACGAGTTGATGAACGACCACAGCGAGACGGTACGGTTTTTGAGATCTACGAGAGTgcaaggattttttttaattacaaaagaCCGGGTAAATGGAGCACAAATTAAAGCGACTTACCATTTGCGACCCGCTCGCGCTCGGTATTGTACAGGAAGGTACCGAAACGGCACGAGTACAGATGATCGAGGATCGTGATCAGGAAGTATTCGTTGAACTCTAGCGCGTGCGGGAACTGTTTCGATATCTGCCACACGCAGTCGATGAACTGCAGAAAGACGGGCGAACGGTCCGCATCCGAATGGTGATTGTCGCCGTGTCCGATGCGCTGCGGAGAGACAAAATGTTTAAtagaaatttgtttaaaaatgagTCCCCAAATGATTagtgtttcgtttctttttttttttcttttcttttattttacaaacctGCTCAAACTTGTGTCCAAAACTGAGCCACTCCTTCTCAATCAACACCTGAAAGCCTTTGAGCGTTCGATAGTAAGGGTCCAACAGTAGCATCGACAGCGCCGTCAGCTGTGACGTACGATCCCAACCGTCCGAGCAGTGAACCACAACCGACATACGCATGTTTTCGATCTATAATTTGGGGTGCGAAGTGTAAAAGCGTTAGATAACATACATGATTCATCCACGCTTCAGTCTCACTTATCAAGCAATTAATCAATTTACGATGCCCATTTGACGATAAGACCACCGTTCCCCTACTCACCCGATCGACGATCCTCACCGCGCCGCTCAAAATGCACTTGATGTGCTTCAGCCAGAGCGTGCTCTCCACCGCCGACAGCCACTTGTGGTCGTCGTTGGCCGGGAAGCAAATCTCCTTCAGCTTGCGCAAGCTCTCCCGCATCACGTGTATGTTGTGGATGTCCAGAAACGTGAGCTCCACGTTCTTGTACGCATCCTCCGACTCGTACCCGCCGCCCTTCGCCTTGTTCGCGATCGCGTTCGCGCTCGGTCGCGCATCGATGATCGACAGCTTGTCCGACTGCGCGTTCGCCTCCATGATCAGGTTGATGTACGTTTCGTCCGCTTCGCTGCGCTTCCCGCCCACCCCCACCAGCGGCTGCGAGCAGCGCGTAATCGTCGCCAGCGACTTCGGGTGGATCCAGCACAGGACGGGCAGCCGGTTGCGCGATCGAAACGCGGCCACCTGCTTCAGCAGATCATCCTTGGCCGTCTTCGGTACGGCCCACACCGAGGGGTAGCTGTCACAAATTTCGTACCCCTCGTTAAGGCGCGTTATGCGCCACGTATCGTTGTTCGCACTGTTTACGCCCATGCGGCGCAGCTCGGCCACCGGCTCGTACACCGTCCACCCGTCCTCGGTGAACTTTTCCCGATAGTTGAACGCAAACAGTTGGCCCTCGTTGGCGCGCGGAAAGGCGTACAGCTGCAGCTTCTCGAACACCGTCCGGCGGGAGTGGTTTTCCTGCTTGTGCGCAAACCGTAGGTTACGCATGTCCTTGCAGAAAATATCGATACCGTACGAGTTTTCACCGCGCGAGCTTGCTCCGCCGACCTTCTCGATGCGGCTAACGGCGCCCAGCGGACAGTCGACCACAATTACCGGGTCCTTGTCCGTGGCGGGCTGCGAACGGAAGTGCAGGCGATAGTTGGTGATGGTCAGCGTACCGATGGCCGGCCCGCTGTACGGGCAGATGTACGAGACGTCGCTTTTCCGGTCCTGCATGTTTTCACCGGACAGATAGGTGAAGCCATTTTCGTTCGCCACCTGAAATGGATTGAAATGTCGATTTATTAACGGGTGTTTTAAGTCGCCAGCAATACTACTTACGATCGTGTCCATGCCGTGCTTGGAGTTGAGCGAGCTGGActtggaatcggaatcgagcGAGTTCGAGCTCCGATGAAAGTCTGTCCCGTGGTGTTCCATGGTGTCTCTGTATTTGGTTTGATTATCAACGGTAGCGTTTAAACAATTCCACAGTCTAACAGCAACGGGGGGATTTTTATACTCCCGGAACGTCCAGTTTCACACCCACTGGCACCTATCTCTTCTCCCTTTGAGTCACTTCACACCGTCTAAAAAAGCGACCGCGCTTTGCGTCGCTCTAATTGGATTGATTCAAAAACCCAACTGGGGTGTGCTGATTGAGGTGCTT
Proteins encoded:
- the LOC1271355 gene encoding beta-1,3-glucosyltransferase yields the protein MYRVALLLPVLQLLLLQPASVAPALAAHELSFLVLSQPARFNAARAHHLKRSIVEQIRELNQEIAPNRPADSVFLTHELFPEQDGAWAITPILGHIRAAMLKSTHRTARWLIVCEEQSHVNVSLLAHHLANEDYREKLFLGYPLYDREATIIHHFAFFKNPTSFLYPYLRAGIALTVPLVDHLVQLLSDTGTPRPPLSDFFIDAAHEFALLVWQRGEGVPLQPRRYLCAKALPSCAIHGAASQDHGTSGTGRDLPDRHDDSTGCSDDPTEVDQIMFAVKTCSKYHKDRVPALKQTWTRYVQHLRYFSDVDDPTIPTIATSVPNSSAGHCSKTLEILQLIGDELRYNGSLQAIRWVMLVDDDTILSTSALARFLSCYDPGRDLYLGERYGYRLLGADGGGYNYVTGGGGIVLSVAILDALQRTCECPSASSPDDMILAACLQRLGIRPIHSPLFHQARPSDYAPELLDRRGTVSFHKHWQIDPQQVYNRWFRQQDEHYFAHQSCPPDGGTICKHSTELVRTADLLRPAALGSITAGSANGSVREHARIGPSNEDEHRRPTSQNDDRHQQQQQQPASSGQPKQPGRSWLGMTASTTPERDVAVTGAAVTGAAVTGAASSPPTVPSAEQHITRKHLCASNELQSNGDLLVGRQNLQESANIIKHTDL
- the LOC4578166 gene encoding myotubularin-related protein 2, producing the protein MEHHGTDFHRSSNSLDSDSKSSSLNSKHGMDTIVANENGFTYLSGENMQDRKSDVSYICPYSGPAIGTLTITNYRLHFRSQPATDKDPVIVVDCPLGAVSRIEKVGGASSRGENSYGIDIFCKDMRNLRFAHKQENHSRRTVFEKLQLYAFPRANEGQLFAFNYREKFTEDGWTVYEPVAELRRMGVNSANNDTWRITRLNEGYEICDSYPSVWAVPKTAKDDLLKQVAAFRSRNRLPVLCWIHPKSLATITRCSQPLVGVGGKRSEADETYINLIMEANAQSDKLSIIDARPSANAIANKAKGGGYESEDAYKNVELTFLDIHNIHVMRESLRKLKEICFPANDDHKWLSAVESTLWLKHIKCILSGAVRIVDRIENMRMSVVVHCSDGWDRTSQLTALSMLLLDPYYRTLKGFQVLIEKEWLSFGHKFEQRIGHGDNHHSDADRSPVFLQFIDCVWQISKQFPHALEFNEYFLITILDHLYSCRFGTFLYNTERERVANDLKNRTVSLWSFINSSHEEYRNPLYGGLSNYLSSMPVQTVLRPVVSMRHIRLWKGLYCRWNPSMRQQDPIYQRTRELLALQAELMKQLEDCRTERVLN